A part of Variovorax sp. HW608 genomic DNA contains:
- a CDS encoding TRAP transporter large permease has product MSIPIQAGIPAEDLLGEGHTHPPARKQHVLVQWVDKGLEAFVGMAVLSELIILFANVLTRSFFDFTILWANEFGHLVLGVVAFIGGALAYNRDEHIAVHAVIERLPKAWRPALDSFIDWMVAIGSLYIAYVSIEVVRSRSEELSTVMEISMRWFVLPLTAGLVLMSFFALYRLTQRAKASVLAAGIVFVVGLGALIGMNAVWGPFEESSFVTWLTIAFFAVFMALGLPVGFVLATVATMFTFFSGGESMIAIPSTMQAGVSNFVLLAIPFFMMAGYVMTEGGLSSRLSDFVVSVVGRVRGGLFQVIVVSMYIFSGISGSKAADVAAVGTSLKKMIRDNGYDEPEFAAILSAGAVMGETIPPSLPMLVLGSITTISMGALFMAGLLPALVLASCLMAAIYLKARIGNKYPGIKTPMAVVRRNTLLAAPALLVPVLLVVGIVTGLATPTEISSVAVVYGLVLSVVLYRELTVRKFWRTVSDTAVKGGMILFITSTASSFAYTLTAAGIPTEIADLMIKVAGHTGWLFMLASLLILIVMGALLEGLPALLVFAPILMPLAPKFGVSPVQYGIVLLIAMGIGCFAPLIGVGMYISCSVTGTKVEAASRAMVPYAILLFIGLLLVAFVPWFSLVLPRLFGMA; this is encoded by the coding sequence ATGAGCATTCCCATCCAGGCCGGCATCCCGGCCGAAGACCTGCTCGGCGAAGGGCATACGCATCCTCCAGCGAGGAAGCAGCATGTCCTCGTGCAGTGGGTCGACAAGGGCCTGGAGGCCTTCGTCGGCATGGCGGTTCTCAGCGAGCTGATCATCCTTTTCGCGAACGTGCTCACTCGCAGCTTCTTCGACTTCACCATCCTCTGGGCCAACGAATTCGGCCACCTGGTGCTGGGCGTCGTTGCCTTCATCGGCGGTGCGCTCGCCTACAACCGCGACGAGCACATCGCGGTGCATGCGGTGATCGAGCGGCTGCCCAAGGCATGGCGTCCCGCGCTCGATTCCTTCATCGACTGGATGGTGGCCATCGGGTCGCTCTATATCGCCTACGTGTCGATCGAGGTCGTGCGCTCGCGCTCGGAAGAGCTCTCGACGGTGATGGAAATCTCGATGCGCTGGTTCGTGCTGCCGCTGACCGCCGGGCTGGTGCTGATGTCGTTCTTCGCGCTCTACCGCCTGACGCAACGCGCCAAGGCGTCGGTGCTCGCCGCGGGCATCGTGTTCGTCGTCGGGCTCGGTGCGCTGATCGGCATGAACGCCGTCTGGGGGCCGTTCGAGGAATCCTCCTTCGTCACCTGGCTCACGATCGCCTTCTTTGCGGTCTTCATGGCGCTCGGGCTGCCGGTGGGTTTCGTGCTGGCGACGGTCGCGACGATGTTCACCTTCTTCTCGGGTGGCGAATCGATGATCGCGATCCCCTCGACGATGCAGGCGGGCGTCTCGAACTTCGTGCTGCTGGCCATCCCGTTCTTCATGATGGCGGGCTACGTGATGACCGAGGGCGGGCTGAGCAGCCGCCTGTCGGACTTCGTCGTCTCGGTGGTCGGCCGGGTCCGTGGAGGACTGTTCCAGGTCATCGTGGTCAGCATGTACATCTTCTCCGGCATCTCCGGCTCGAAGGCCGCCGACGTGGCCGCGGTGGGCACCTCGCTCAAGAAGATGATCCGCGACAACGGCTACGACGAGCCCGAGTTCGCGGCCATCCTGTCGGCGGGCGCGGTGATGGGCGAGACCATCCCGCCCAGCCTGCCGATGCTGGTGCTCGGCTCGATCACCACCATCTCGATGGGCGCGCTGTTCATGGCCGGGCTGCTGCCGGCGCTGGTGCTGGCCTCGTGCCTGATGGCTGCGATCTACCTGAAGGCGCGCATCGGCAACAAGTACCCCGGCATCAAGACGCCGATGGCGGTCGTGCGCAGGAACACCCTGTTGGCCGCCCCGGCCCTGCTGGTGCCGGTGCTGCTGGTAGTGGGGATCGTGACCGGCCTGGCGACGCCCACCGAGATCTCGTCGGTGGCGGTGGTCTACGGGCTGGTGCTGTCGGTGGTGCTGTACCGCGAGCTGACGGTGCGCAAGTTCTGGCGCACGGTATCCGATACGGCGGTCAAGGGCGGGATGATCCTGTTCATCACCAGCACCGCGAGCTCCTTCGCCTACACGCTGACGGCCGCGGGCATCCCGACCGAGATCGCGGACCTCATGATCAAGGTGGCCGGGCACACGGGCTGGCTCTTCATGCTGGCCAGCCTGCTGATCCTGATCGTGATGGGCGCGCTGCTCGAGGGGCTGCCGGCGCTGCTCGTCTTCGCGCCGATCCTGATGCCGCTGGCGCCCAAGTTCGGCGTCTCGCCGGTGCAGTACGGGATCGTGCTGCTGATCGCCATGGGCATCGGCTGCTTCGCGCCGCTGATCGGCGTGGGCATGTACATCTCCTGCTCGGTCACGGGCACCAAGGTCGAGGCGGCCTCGCGCGCCATGGTGCCGTACGCGATCCTGCTGTTCATCGGGCTGCTGCTGGTCGCGTTCGTGCCCTGGTTCAGTCTTGTCCTGCCGCGTCTTTTCGGCATGGCCTGA